Proteins encoded by one window of Juglans regia cultivar Chandler chromosome 15, Walnut 2.0, whole genome shotgun sequence:
- the LOC108994576 gene encoding peptidyl-prolyl cis-trans isomerase CYP26-2, chloroplastic yields the protein MLRNPKFLHCSSQFLHPPIQPPSPPPPPQVQNIPNPPSFPIIKQCCKFSRRELAVGSSSLLLLLLGSQNPEPFLQSKALAEETMTDTNVNEGKEENSNSNSKSTPNCTNTNPTRKVFLDISIDKEPVGRIVIGLYGDNAPAGAARFSNLVSGAAGITYRRKEFVRIMPSYVQHGGVRSYGVDAELANRTGSELSGESLVDEWQRSYDECPGTKNLAGTVSIIVRDPSKPPPKVKLVAREGKLVIDQEEVGIDPNGTEFVIATKDSPELDASALVVGRVLEGMKVVERIGQVKTVNENTSSPYFRVAKLIGDKRAVVAERGFNRPYSKVVVTNCGLIE from the exons atgttaaggaatcccaaattcttgcattgttcctctcAATTCCTGCATCCTCCAATACAACCAccatcacctcctcctcctccacaaGTTCAAAACATACCAAATCCACCATCTTTTCCCATCATCAAACAGTGCTGCAAATTCTCCCGGAGAGAGCTTGCAGTTGGTAGCAGTTCTTTGTTACTTCTCCTTTTGGGCTCTCAAAATCCAGAGCCATTCTTGCAGTCCAAGGCATTGGCTGAAGAAACCATGACAGATACCAATgtaaatgaaggaaaagaagagaactcaaactcaaactcaaaatcCACTCCCAACTGCACCAACACAAACCCAACCAGGAAAGTATTTCTTGATATATCCATTGATAAAGAACCAGTTGGTCGCATTGTCATAGGGCTATATGGAGACAATGCCCCGGCTGGAGCTGCTAGATTCAGTAATCTTGTAAGTGGAGCTGCTGGTATAACTTACAGAAGAAAAGAGTTTGTGAGAATCATGCCCAGTTATGTCCAACATGGTGGGGTGAGATCCTATGGTGTGGATGCTGAGCTTGCAAACAGGACGGGAAGCGAGTTGTCAGGTGAAAGCCTTGTTGATGAATGGCAGAGATCCTATGACGAGTGTCCAGGGACGAAGAACTTGGCTGGAACTGTGAGCATCATTGTGAGGGATCCTTCAAAACCGCCTCCGAAAGTGAAGCTAGTGGCAAGGGAAGGGAAGCTGGTGATTGACCAAGAGGAGGTTGGAATTGACCCTAATGGAACAGAGTTTGTGATTGCCACCAAGGATTCTCCAGAGTTGGATGCATCAGCTTTAGTTGTTGGAAGAGTCTTGGAAGGAATGAAGGTTGTGGAGAGGATTGGACAGGTGAAAACTGTCAATGAGAATACTAGTTCTCCATATTTTAG GGTGGCCAAGCTGATAGGCGATAAGAGGGCTGTCGTGGCTGAAAGAGGCTTCAACCGTCCTTACTCGAAGGTGGTTGTCACAAACTGTGGCTTAATAGAGTAA